The genome window GGAATTCCTGCTCGCAACCGCGACCGCGATGGGCAAAGATCTGCTACCCCGACTCGCGGCGCGTCTCGACGCGCCCATGGCTTCGGAAATCACCGCGATCAACGACGATGGCACCTATGTGCGCCCGATGTACGCGGGAAACGCGATGGCCACCATCGAGCTCGACGGCCCGGTTAAAGTCATTACGGTTCGTGGCACAGCCTTCGATGCAGCCAAGCCGGGCTCGAGCCCGGCCCCGGTCGAGAAGGTCGATGCGGAAATCGACGCGGCCGCGGCCAAGACCCAATTCGTTTCCTTCAATCAGACCAAAAGCGATCGTCCGCAGCTTACCGAAGCTCGCATTGTCGTGTCTGGCGGCCGCGGGCTTAAGTCCGGCGACAATTTCAAGACCGTACTCGAACCGCTGGTCGATGAGATGGGCGCCGCGATGGGCGCATCGCGCGCCGCCGTGGACGCGGGCTTTGTGCCCAACGATCTGCAGGTAGGGCAGACCGGCAAGGTAGTCGCGCCGGAGTTGTATGTCGCGGTCGGAATCTCCGGGGCAATTCAGCATCTGGCCGGGATGAAGGACTCCAAGATAATCGTTGCCATCAACAAGGACGAAGAAGCCCCCATCTTCAATGTCGCCGACTATGGCCTGGTCGCGGACCTGTTCAAGGCGGTCCCTGAAATGGCCGAAGAAATGAAAAAACTGAAGCACTCGTAGGCGTCAGTGCGCGATAATTCCCTTTGACCCTTGCCGGGGTATGGGGAGACAGACGGGTTCCGAAAAAGGGACGACCCCCTCGGCGGCGAATTTCTCCACTTCGTGCGACCGTGGCTCGATTATCGGCGGCTTGCCACGCTTGGCGCGCGGTAGTAATCCGCAGCTACCGGGAGGGCTTCCATGACCGACCTGCAACACCACTTCGTCACTACCAACGGCATCAAGCTGCACTACGTTGAGCAGGGCTCGGGTCCGCTCGTCGTGATGTGCCACGGCTGGCCCGAATCCTGGTACTCGTGGCGCCACCAGATTCCCGCGCTTGCCGCGGCGGGCTTTCGGGCGGTGGCGCCCGATCAGCGTGGTTATGGACAAACCGAAGCACCCGAGGCGATCGATTCCTACAACATCCTCAATCTGGTGGGCGACATTGTCGGGCTGGTCAACGGGCTCGGAGAGTCGCGGGCGATCGTCGTGGGCCACGATTGGGGCGCGCCGGTGGCGTGGTATTCGTCACTACTCCGTCCTGACATCTTTCACGCATGCGCGCTGCTCAGCGTACCGTACGTTCCGCGAAGTTCGATTCGCCCGAGTATTCAATGGAAGGCGCTCGAAGGAACCGACAAGCATTTTTATCAGAACTATTTCCAGGAGCCGGGACGAGTTGAAAAGGAACTCGATGCGGACCCGCGCCGCTCAATGGCGATGATGCTGTACGGCGCGTCTGGCGATCCGCCCCCCGAGGAGCGCTGGCAGTTCCTGTTTCCGCGCAGTAAGAAGTTCATCGAATCTGGAGTCGCGCCGAAGAAGTTGCCGCCGTGGTTAACGGAAGCGGACCTGGAGTTTTTCGCCGGGGAGTTCAAGCGCGCGGGCTTTCGCGGCGGTATCAACTGGTATCGCAACTTCGATCGCAACTGGGAGCTGACGGGATTTCTCGATGGGGCAAAGCTTCTCCAGCCCTCAGTGTTCGCGGCCGGCGAGCACGACGTGGTAATCGCGATGATGGGAGGCGACCCGAGTAAAATAATCGCGGCTTCGATGCCCAATTGCCGCAGGCAAGTGATCATTCCCGGTGCGGGCCACTGGATTCAGCAGGAGCGTCCCCAGCAGATCAACCAGCTGCTGGTGGAATTCGCCAAGGGTCTGTGACGATGGGGGTGCTGGTTGCCGCTTAACAGCCAAATCCTGCTGGTACGCCACGGGCGTCCGAATCTCGCGTGGCCACGCAGATGCCGTCATCGCGAGTTCAAGAGCTGGATGGCCGATTACGACGCGGCGGAACTCGACCCCGCCAGTCCTCCTCCGCCAAAGCTGATCGAAATTGCCAGCGGCTCAGCCCTGTTCCTCTCGAGCAATCGGCCGCGCTCCTATCAGTCGGCGTTGCGCCTTGCGCGAGGCCATCCGGTGGTGCAGCTCACGGAACTCGACGAGGTCCCGCTTCCTCATCTGCCGATCCCGATGATCGAATTGCCCACCGAAGTGTGGGTCATGCTGACTCGCATTTCCCACGTCGCCGGTTACGCCGGCAGAGCCGAATCGATTGACGAGGCCCGGGCGCGCTCGCGCCGCGCCGCCGGGCGTCTGGCCGAGTACGCATCGAGCAATCACAAGGTTGCGGTGGTCGCGCACGGCACGATCAATTGGCTAATCGGTC of Candidatus Binataceae bacterium contains these proteins:
- a CDS encoding electron transfer flavoprotein subunit alpha/FixB family protein, encoding MGDVLIFAEHQGSHFPKTTLTAVHAGLELARKRGGQAIAVVAGDAPEALAAEIAKYGVAKAIALTHANLKNYLADAHAAALAALIKQTGAEFLLATATAMGKDLLPRLAARLDAPMASEITAINDDGTYVRPMYAGNAMATIELDGPVKVITVRGTAFDAAKPGSSPAPVEKVDAEIDAAAAKTQFVSFNQTKSDRPQLTEARIVVSGGRGLKSGDNFKTVLEPLVDEMGAAMGASRAAVDAGFVPNDLQVGQTGKVVAPELYVAVGISGAIQHLAGMKDSKIIVAINKDEEAPIFNVADYGLVADLFKAVPEMAEEMKKLKHS
- a CDS encoding histidine phosphatase family protein; this translates as MPLNSQILLVRHGRPNLAWPRRCRHREFKSWMADYDAAELDPASPPPPKLIEIASGSALFLSSNRPRSYQSALRLARGHPVVQLTELDEVPLPHLPIPMIELPTEVWVMLTRISHVAGYAGRAESIDEARARSRRAAGRLAEYASSNHKVAVVAHGTINWLIGRHLKRQGWRVQRRGATGGYWHWRLFGLGNGNGKRPQSG
- a CDS encoding alpha/beta hydrolase; the encoded protein is MTDLQHHFVTTNGIKLHYVEQGSGPLVVMCHGWPESWYSWRHQIPALAAAGFRAVAPDQRGYGQTEAPEAIDSYNILNLVGDIVGLVNGLGESRAIVVGHDWGAPVAWYSSLLRPDIFHACALLSVPYVPRSSIRPSIQWKALEGTDKHFYQNYFQEPGRVEKELDADPRRSMAMMLYGASGDPPPEERWQFLFPRSKKFIESGVAPKKLPPWLTEADLEFFAGEFKRAGFRGGINWYRNFDRNWELTGFLDGAKLLQPSVFAAGEHDVVIAMMGGDPSKIIAASMPNCRRQVIIPGAGHWIQQERPQQINQLLVEFAKGL